A genomic window from Halomonas sp. LR3S48 includes:
- the peaA gene encoding quinohemoprotein amine dehydrogenase subunit alpha, which produces MRPALPASLCGLALLLPALAQASPGSEAIDRYCTACHQSQDGPENWSRISQQRKTPEGWDMTLARMQIMHGLELPAEARRDIVKYLADTQGLAPEESASQRELIERRLNRIESFDHPSYQEMCARCHTGGRAQLQQRPLEEWEHLVHFHVGQFQTIEYQAMARDRDWLDIALHEIAPWLAETQGLESEAWDTWQAAEAVSPEGDWQLWGHWPGEGEFYADVTITAAAGEDAYSMRLDGAFTNGRPLTGEGQAIVYTGYEWRASLSLNDHEFKQVLDLSGERPSGRIFDDRDEAVGMMVEMVPRDGNEPGLVASLPASLKAGERSRLVLLGQGLDEGEINLGADVTVREVVERSNHRLVLNVEASADLTPGWLPLRVGGQTHEQLLAGYRQVDRLEVSPPLGVARIGNDKTPPVSGVFSAMGYLGEGAESIPLGQVPVRWSVAPWDEIAERDEDAKFAGVMDAATGIFSPAGAGPNPLRQYNANSVGNLRVTASVLGQEAIQDEAQLIVTVQRWNNPPLR; this is translated from the coding sequence ATGAGACCAGCACTACCCGCTAGCCTGTGCGGCCTGGCCTTGCTGTTACCGGCCTTGGCCCAAGCCTCCCCCGGTAGCGAGGCCATCGATCGTTACTGTACCGCCTGCCACCAGTCCCAGGATGGCCCCGAGAACTGGAGCCGCATCAGCCAGCAGCGCAAGACCCCGGAGGGCTGGGACATGACGCTGGCGCGCATGCAGATCATGCATGGTCTGGAGTTACCCGCCGAGGCGCGCCGCGACATCGTCAAGTACCTGGCAGACACTCAGGGGCTCGCCCCTGAAGAGAGCGCCTCCCAGCGCGAGCTGATCGAGCGTCGGCTAAACCGCATCGAGTCCTTCGATCACCCCAGCTACCAGGAGATGTGTGCTCGCTGCCACACCGGCGGCCGCGCCCAGCTGCAGCAGCGCCCTCTGGAGGAGTGGGAGCACCTGGTGCACTTCCACGTGGGCCAGTTCCAGACCATCGAATACCAGGCCATGGCCCGGGACCGGGACTGGTTGGACATTGCCCTGCACGAGATCGCCCCCTGGCTGGCCGAAACCCAGGGCCTTGAAAGCGAGGCCTGGGACACCTGGCAGGCGGCCGAGGCGGTTTCTCCCGAAGGCGACTGGCAGCTGTGGGGCCACTGGCCCGGCGAGGGCGAGTTCTATGCCGACGTGACCATCACCGCCGCCGCGGGCGAGGATGCCTACTCCATGCGTCTTGACGGCGCCTTTACCAACGGCCGCCCACTGACCGGCGAGGGCCAGGCCATCGTCTATACCGGCTACGAGTGGCGCGCCAGCCTGAGCCTCAACGACCACGAATTCAAGCAGGTGCTGGACCTCTCCGGCGAGCGGCCCAGCGGACGCATCTTCGACGACCGCGACGAGGCCGTCGGCATGATGGTGGAAATGGTGCCCCGTGACGGGAACGAGCCCGGCCTGGTGGCCAGCCTTCCCGCCTCGCTGAAGGCCGGCGAGCGCAGCCGCCTGGTACTGCTGGGCCAGGGCCTTGACGAAGGTGAGATCAACCTCGGCGCGGACGTGACCGTGCGTGAGGTGGTGGAACGCAGCAACCACCGCCTGGTGCTGAACGTCGAGGCGAGCGCCGACCTGACCCCCGGTTGGCTGCCACTTCGTGTCGGCGGACAGACACACGAGCAGCTGCTCGCTGGCTACCGCCAGGTGGATCGCCTCGAGGTGAGTCCTCCTCTCGGCGTGGCACGTATCGGCAATGACAAGACCCCGCCGGTCAGCGGCGTCTTCAGCGCCATGGGTTATCTGGGTGAAGGCGCGGAGAGCATCCCCCTGGGCCAGGTGCCGGTACGCTGGAGCGTCGCCCCCTGGGACGAGATCGCCGAGCGCGACGAGGACGCCAAGTTCGCCGGCGTGATGGACGCCGCCACCGGCATCTTCTCGCCGGCCGGTGCCGGGCCCAACCCGCTGCGCCAGTACAACGCCAACAGCGTGGGCAACCTTCGTGTCACCGCCAGCGTCTTGGGCCAGGAAGCCATACAGGACGAGGCCCAACTGATCGTTACCGTGCAGCGCTGGAACAATCCGCCGCTTCGCTAA
- the peaB gene encoding quinohemoprotein amine dehydrogenase maturation protein, which translates to MGILQAIPQNLHRVEVEGQPLWFHIPTTSLFAPDALSEELLALAGRGEGLDSGELPENLTRRASDDDIQARLEQLKALKLITDGSVQAYNPSVKVEQFPLSTVVLNVNTGCNLSCSYCYKEDLDNPRDGKKMALATAQASIEMMLREAPQRDRYNIVFFGGEPLSNMPLIRQVVDWAEARIHGLGKAVDFTLTTNATLLSEEKIAFFDAHRFGLTVSMDGPKAIHDKNRIAVNGQGTYDLVAKRIAPLLASYRSRPVGARVTLTRGITDVVGIHDHLVNELGFAEAGFAPVTSGDMAAYNLTAEELKQVFDGMVELGERAVEAAIQGRDIGFGNFNQLLTDLWEGRSKAVPCGAGLGLVSVDHAGDVHLCHRFTGSEMPTFGSVSEGLDHAGLKQFIEARSDRSERGCSNCRIRNLCSGGCYHESYARYGDVMTPTYHYCDLMRDWVDFGIQAYARILRHNPDFLDGPLAGRQSA; encoded by the coding sequence ATGGGAATCTTGCAAGCGATCCCCCAGAACCTGCATCGGGTGGAAGTGGAAGGCCAGCCGCTGTGGTTTCACATCCCTACCACCAGCCTGTTCGCCCCCGATGCTCTGAGCGAGGAGCTGCTGGCCCTGGCCGGGCGTGGCGAGGGGCTCGACAGTGGGGAACTGCCGGAAAACCTGACCCGCCGCGCCAGCGACGACGATATCCAGGCGCGCCTGGAACAGCTCAAGGCGCTGAAGCTGATCACCGACGGCTCCGTCCAGGCCTACAATCCCAGCGTCAAGGTGGAGCAGTTCCCGCTCTCCACCGTGGTGCTCAACGTCAACACGGGCTGCAACCTGAGCTGCAGCTACTGCTACAAGGAAGACCTGGACAATCCTCGAGACGGCAAGAAGATGGCCTTGGCCACCGCCCAGGCCTCCATCGAGATGATGCTGCGCGAGGCTCCGCAGCGGGACCGCTACAACATCGTGTTCTTCGGTGGCGAACCGCTCAGCAACATGCCGCTGATCCGTCAAGTGGTCGACTGGGCCGAGGCGCGCATCCACGGGCTCGGCAAGGCGGTGGACTTCACCCTGACCACCAACGCCACCCTGCTCAGCGAGGAGAAGATCGCCTTCTTCGACGCCCACCGCTTCGGCCTGACGGTGAGCATGGACGGCCCCAAGGCGATCCACGACAAGAACCGCATCGCCGTCAACGGCCAGGGCACCTACGACCTGGTGGCCAAGCGTATCGCGCCGCTGCTGGCCAGTTACCGCTCGCGGCCGGTGGGCGCCCGGGTCACCCTGACCCGTGGCATCACCGACGTGGTCGGTATCCACGACCATCTGGTCAACGAGCTGGGCTTCGCCGAGGCGGGCTTCGCCCCGGTCACCTCCGGCGACATGGCCGCCTACAACCTCACCGCAGAGGAGCTCAAGCAGGTCTTCGACGGCATGGTCGAGCTCGGCGAGCGTGCAGTCGAGGCTGCCATCCAGGGCCGCGACATCGGCTTTGGCAACTTCAACCAGCTGCTCACCGATCTTTGGGAGGGGCGCAGCAAGGCGGTGCCCTGCGGCGCCGGGCTGGGGCTGGTGTCGGTCGACCATGCCGGCGACGTGCATCTCTGTCATCGCTTTACCGGCTCCGAGATGCCCACCTTCGGCAGTGTTAGCGAGGGGCTCGACCACGCCGGCCTCAAGCAGTTCATCGAGGCCAGGAGCGACCGCTCCGAGCGCGGCTGCAGCAACTGCCGCATCCGCAACCTCTGCTCCGGGGGCTGCTACCACGAGAGCTACGCCCGCTACGGCGATGTCATGACCCCCACCTACCACTACTGCGATCTGATGCGCGACTGGGTCGACTTCGGCATCCAGGCCTATGCCCGCATCCTGCGTCACAACCCCGATTTTCTCGACGGCCCCCTGGCCGGGAGGCAGAGCGCATGA
- the qhpC gene encoding quinohemoprotein amine dehydrogenase subunit gamma, with product MTHNKKSLTELGLAPLNRKAREMERAATPEALEEVQAMQTIAGCTSSFDPGWEVDPFGGVASLCQPMEADLYGCADPCWWPAQVPDTMNTYPRWGDGADRAEDDWRKLDSVYPGGEK from the coding sequence ATGACTCATAACAAGAAGAGCTTGACCGAGCTGGGGCTGGCGCCCCTCAACCGCAAGGCCCGCGAGATGGAGCGGGCCGCGACCCCGGAGGCCCTGGAAGAGGTCCAGGCCATGCAGACCATTGCCGGCTGTACCTCCAGCTTCGACCCGGGCTGGGAGGTGGACCCCTTCGGCGGCGTGGCCTCGCTGTGCCAGCCCATGGAGGCAGACCTCTACGGCTGCGCCGACCCCTGCTGGTGGCCCGCCCAGGTGCCGGACACCATGAACACCTACCCCCGCTGGGGGGACGGGGCCGACCGTGCCGAGGATGACTGGCGCAAGCTCGACAGCGTCTACCCGGGAGGCGAGAAGTGA
- a CDS encoding ATP-binding cassette domain-containing protein, translating into MSEPETSRSLPWSWLYRPLRARRPALVRLLALSLVATLLALLPPLLTQRLIDHGLMQGDFTTVAAYVGALVAVGLSALGLQGLTRLQHVALSARLLLSLRRSLLRHLLRLAPARWQARGRGDLMSRLDGDLSILQGFALDGLLSGLSNLLGLVGALAMIGLFSPTLMLLVAVLVPIQWLWLRAWRPTLTQRQQALREQSGDISGFWQDTLAHGPWFQGQALEAARLNRLQGLGHDQLRRLLAVRWVGFLSDMGPQLILALARAGVLLGGGYLVIQGRLQLGELVALLAYLGMVMAPIGGLLGLYGGWQRARVSASRLAELFAEPTMSDPYRGALPSGPGALRLEGVRFRHSGQADWLLDGVDLTLPPGRKVLIDGPSGAGKSSLIRLLLGLETPEAGEIHVDGVPLPALSRRHWLKQVAWVEQHPSLLRGSLAETLRALAPEASDGELREVLARVGLADWLATLPEELDSELGDLGGKVSGGQRARLALARALLKRPRLVLLDEPTAALDPEAARAFDALLDEVLGDTTRLIISHQGGHFSNLDARYHLRGGRLIVMEAAACS; encoded by the coding sequence ATGAGCGAGCCTGAGACGTCCCGGTCGCTGCCCTGGAGCTGGCTCTACCGCCCGCTCAGGGCGCGGCGTCCGGCACTCGTGCGGCTGTTGGCGCTGAGCCTGGTGGCGACCCTGCTCGCGCTATTGCCCCCGCTGCTCACCCAGCGACTGATCGATCACGGCCTGATGCAGGGCGACTTCACCACGGTGGCTGCCTATGTCGGCGCCCTGGTAGCGGTGGGGCTCTCCGCCCTGGGCTTGCAGGGGCTGACGCGCCTTCAGCATGTGGCGCTCTCCGCCCGGCTCCTGCTGTCGCTGCGCCGCTCCCTGCTGCGCCATCTGCTGCGCCTGGCCCCGGCCCGCTGGCAGGCCCGAGGCCGGGGCGACCTGATGAGCCGGCTCGATGGCGACCTGTCGATCCTTCAGGGCTTCGCCCTGGACGGGCTGCTCAGCGGGCTCAGCAATCTGCTGGGGCTGGTCGGGGCACTCGCCATGATCGGACTGTTCAGCCCCACCTTGATGCTCCTGGTAGCGGTATTGGTGCCCATCCAGTGGCTCTGGCTGCGCGCCTGGCGCCCGACGTTGACCCAGCGCCAGCAGGCGCTGCGGGAACAGAGCGGCGATATCTCCGGCTTCTGGCAGGACACCCTCGCGCATGGCCCCTGGTTCCAAGGCCAGGCCCTGGAGGCGGCGCGGCTCAATCGCCTCCAGGGACTCGGCCACGATCAACTGAGGCGCCTGCTGGCAGTCCGCTGGGTGGGCTTTCTCAGCGATATGGGCCCTCAGCTGATCCTCGCTCTGGCCCGGGCCGGGGTGCTGCTGGGCGGTGGCTATCTGGTAATCCAAGGGCGCTTGCAGCTCGGCGAACTGGTGGCCCTGCTGGCCTATCTCGGCATGGTAATGGCGCCCATCGGCGGCCTGCTCGGGCTCTACGGGGGCTGGCAGCGAGCCCGGGTCAGCGCGTCTCGTCTCGCCGAACTCTTCGCCGAACCCACCATGAGCGATCCCTACCGGGGCGCGCTGCCATCGGGGCCCGGGGCGCTTCGTCTGGAAGGGGTACGTTTCCGCCATTCGGGACAGGCCGACTGGCTGCTGGACGGTGTCGACCTCACGCTTCCGCCGGGCCGCAAGGTGCTCATCGACGGCCCCTCGGGAGCCGGCAAGAGCAGCCTTATCCGTCTGCTGTTGGGCTTGGAAACACCCGAGGCGGGCGAGATCCACGTGGATGGCGTACCGCTCCCCGCGCTCTCCCGCCGCCACTGGTTGAAGCAGGTTGCCTGGGTGGAACAGCACCCCAGCCTGCTGCGCGGCAGTCTGGCGGAAACCCTGCGCGCCCTGGCCCCCGAGGCCAGCGACGGCGAACTGCGCGAGGTGCTGGCGCGGGTAGGCCTGGCCGACTGGCTGGCCACCCTGCCGGAGGAGCTGGACAGCGAGCTGGGCGACCTCGGCGGCAAGGTCTCCGGTGGCCAACGGGCGAGACTGGCCCTGGCCCGGGCACTGCTCAAGCGGCCGCGCCTGGTGCTGCTGGACGAGCCCACCGCGGCCCTGGATCCCGAGGCCGCCCGCGCCTTCGACGCCCTGCTCGACGAGGTGCTGGGCGATACCACCCGGCTTATCATCAGCCACCAGGGGGGACACTTCAGTAACCTGGATGCCCGTTATCATCTCCGAGGAGGACGGCTGATCGTCATGGAGGCGGCAGCATGCTCCTGA
- the peaD gene encoding quinohemoprotein amine dehydrogenase subunit beta, translating into MTKRLNLALAVLLALSAQPLLATETGTGEAREYLVTMAHPNQLYVIDPEAREVVRSCDVEGDFGSGTLQLSPDERIAYVLHNRWEDVVGIDLTSCEEVFRARQSEGDVRAKVLASLAVSPDGSRLYTVQDRVRLHRDRYEVLEPQLAVYDTSAGLDAKPLATFPAPRQVTTMGAAADGYLYLAGADIYRVDPQNGDTEIAIANRNWDRPDFSPPDSLAMWSIGEVTDELVRPYTVAENPGEENEAWHWGISRIDLTSGETENKEIAPFEFIIFSMVSDPRERDVFYGVYTQLSKLDARTREIVRVIDLDHTYYVINTSYDGSRIYVGGASSDIAIYDDDFNDLGRIRLPGDMSTATLKVARF; encoded by the coding sequence GTGACGAAACGACTCAACCTGGCCCTGGCGGTCCTGCTGGCTCTCTCGGCCCAACCGCTTCTTGCCACTGAGACCGGTACCGGCGAGGCGCGCGAGTACCTGGTGACCATGGCTCACCCCAACCAGCTCTACGTGATCGACCCCGAGGCCCGGGAGGTGGTGCGCAGCTGCGATGTGGAGGGCGACTTCGGCTCCGGCACCCTGCAGCTCTCGCCGGACGAGCGCATCGCCTATGTGCTGCACAACCGCTGGGAGGACGTGGTGGGCATCGATCTCACCAGCTGCGAGGAGGTGTTCCGCGCCCGTCAGTCCGAGGGCGACGTGCGCGCCAAGGTGCTCGCCTCACTGGCAGTGAGCCCAGACGGTAGCCGCCTCTACACGGTGCAGGATCGGGTACGTCTCCACCGCGATCGCTACGAGGTACTGGAACCGCAGCTGGCGGTCTATGACACCTCGGCGGGCCTCGACGCCAAGCCCCTGGCTACCTTCCCCGCTCCGCGCCAGGTCACCACCATGGGCGCCGCCGCAGATGGCTACCTCTACCTTGCCGGAGCCGACATCTACCGGGTCGACCCGCAGAACGGCGACACCGAGATCGCCATCGCCAACCGCAACTGGGATCGCCCCGACTTCAGTCCTCCCGACTCCCTGGCGATGTGGTCCATCGGCGAGGTCACGGACGAGCTCGTGCGTCCCTACACGGTGGCGGAGAATCCCGGCGAGGAGAACGAGGCCTGGCACTGGGGCATCAGCCGGATCGACCTGACCAGCGGCGAGACCGAGAACAAGGAGATCGCTCCCTTCGAGTTCATCATCTTCTCCATGGTCTCGGATCCCCGGGAGCGCGACGTCTTCTACGGCGTCTACACCCAGCTCAGCAAGCTGGATGCCAGAACGCGGGAGATCGTCCGGGTGATCGACCTCGACCACACCTACTATGTCATCAATACCTCCTACGACGGCTCGCGCATCTATGTGGGCGGTGCCTCCAGCGATATCGCCATCTACGATGACGACTTCAACGACCTGGGACGCATCCGCCTGCCCGGTGACATGAGCACGGCAACGCTGAAGGTGGCACGCTTCTAG